From the genome of Methylocystis bryophila, one region includes:
- a CDS encoding HpcH/HpaI aldolase/citrate lyase family protein, protein MKLPNQFYRPLAIGAPAPLRELPVKVERMIHFVPPHLEKMRAKVPEIAKQVDVVLGNLEDAIPSDAKEAARKGFIEMAKSTDFGSTGLWTRMNALNSPWALDDMIEIVGAVGNKLDVVMLPKVEGPWDIAYLDQLLAQLEARNGVKKPILIHAILETAEGVKNVDAIASCSPRMHGISLGPADLAASRAMKTTRVGGGHPDYRVLADAAETGAARSAYQQDLWHYTIAKMVDACASAGIKAFYGPFGDFSDAAACEAQFRNAFLLGCAGAWSLHPSQIAIAKKVFSPDPAEVAFAKRVLDAMPDGAGAVMIDGRMQDDATWKQAKVIVDLARQVAAADPEFAKIYGF, encoded by the coding sequence ATGAAACTTCCCAACCAATTCTATCGCCCGCTCGCCATCGGCGCCCCTGCGCCCTTGCGGGAGCTCCCCGTCAAGGTCGAGCGGATGATCCATTTTGTGCCGCCGCATTTGGAAAAAATGCGCGCCAAGGTCCCGGAGATCGCCAAGCAAGTGGACGTCGTGCTCGGCAATCTCGAGGACGCCATCCCTTCCGACGCCAAGGAAGCCGCGCGCAAAGGCTTCATCGAAATGGCGAAATCCACCGACTTCGGCTCGACGGGCCTCTGGACGCGCATGAACGCGCTGAACTCCCCCTGGGCCCTGGACGATATGATCGAGATCGTCGGCGCGGTCGGAAACAAGCTCGACGTCGTGATGCTGCCCAAGGTCGAAGGCCCCTGGGATATCGCCTATCTCGACCAGCTCCTCGCGCAGCTCGAAGCGCGCAACGGCGTTAAAAAGCCTATCCTGATCCACGCGATTCTCGAGACCGCCGAGGGCGTCAAGAACGTCGACGCCATCGCCTCCTGCTCGCCGCGCATGCACGGCATCAGCCTCGGGCCGGCGGATCTCGCGGCGTCACGCGCCATGAAGACGACGCGTGTCGGCGGCGGCCATCCCGACTATCGCGTGCTCGCCGACGCCGCCGAGACCGGCGCCGCCCGATCGGCCTATCAGCAGGACCTCTGGCATTACACCATCGCCAAGATGGTCGACGCCTGCGCCTCGGCCGGGATCAAGGCTTTCTACGGCCCGTTCGGCGACTTCTCCGACGCAGCCGCCTGCGAGGCGCAGTTCCGCAACGCGTTTCTGCTCGGCTGCGCCGGCGCCTGGTCGCTGCACCCGTCTCAAATCGCCATCGCCAAAAAGGTCTTCTCGCCCGACCCGGCCGAGGTCGCCTTCGCCAAGCGCGTGCTCGACGCCATGCCCGACGGCGCCGGGGCGGTGATGATCGACGGCCGCATGCAGGACGACGCGACCTGGAAACAGGCCAAGGTCATCGTGGACCTCGCCCGTCAGGTCGCGGCGGCCGATCCGGAGTTCGCAAAGATTTACGGGTTTTGA
- the surE gene encoding 5'/3'-nucleotidase SurE encodes MRILLSNDDGVHAPGLALLEKIARQFSDDIFVVAPESDQSGVAHSLSLTDPLRIREISPRHFAVRGTPTDCVIVAVRKLMDRPPDLVLSGVNNGQNVAEDVTYSGTIAAAMEGALLGIPSIALSQAYDFFSGRREGHWDCVEAHAASVLRRLIAAGVPQNVLMNVNFPPCPAEDVKGVAITVQGRRSADLMYVEDRRDGRGNPYHWIAFRRADFTPEAGTDLEALEKRLISITPLKLDLTDHPTVTTLASIFEVET; translated from the coding sequence ATGCGCATTCTTCTCAGTAATGACGACGGGGTGCACGCGCCGGGCCTCGCTCTCCTCGAAAAAATAGCGCGCCAATTCTCGGACGACATCTTCGTCGTCGCGCCGGAATCCGATCAGTCCGGCGTCGCCCATTCGCTATCGCTGACTGATCCGCTCCGCATAAGGGAGATCTCGCCGCGTCACTTCGCGGTGAGGGGCACGCCCACCGACTGCGTGATCGTCGCGGTCAGGAAGCTCATGGACCGGCCGCCCGACCTCGTGCTCTCGGGGGTGAACAACGGCCAAAACGTCGCCGAGGACGTGACCTATTCGGGCACCATCGCGGCGGCGATGGAGGGCGCCTTGCTCGGCATTCCCTCGATCGCGCTCTCGCAGGCCTATGATTTCTTTTCCGGCCGGCGCGAGGGGCACTGGGATTGCGTTGAGGCCCATGCCGCTTCCGTGCTGCGCCGGCTCATCGCGGCGGGCGTTCCGCAGAACGTCCTGATGAATGTGAATTTTCCGCCCTGTCCGGCCGAGGACGTCAAGGGCGTGGCGATCACCGTGCAGGGTCGCCGAAGCGCCGATCTCATGTATGTCGAGGACCGCCGCGACGGCCGCGGCAATCCCTATCATTGGATCGCCTTCCGCCGGGCCGACTTCACCCCGGAAGCGGGCACCGATCTCGAGGCGCTCGAGAAGCGTCTGATCTCAATCACGCCGCTCAAGCTCGACCTGACCGATCATCCGACCGTGACGACGCTGGCCTCGATCTTCGAGGTCGAGACATGA
- a CDS encoding c-type cytochrome yields MTQQRKYTTYQSSDFWADGASARPLPRGASAQHDLARDASAKAPPAMTAALLKRGKDQFTVFCSPCHGASGDGDGVIVQRGFPHPPSYHSDDLRSAPAQHFFEVITNGYGVMYSYASRIEPADRWAIVAYIRALQLSRQPALASRKAQ; encoded by the coding sequence ATGACCCAACAACGCAAATACACGACGTACCAGTCCTCCGATTTTTGGGCCGACGGAGCCTCCGCCAGACCGCTGCCTCGGGGCGCATCCGCGCAGCATGATCTCGCGCGGGACGCGAGCGCGAAAGCGCCGCCTGCGATGACTGCCGCGCTTCTCAAACGCGGCAAAGATCAATTCACGGTGTTTTGCTCGCCGTGTCACGGCGCTTCAGGCGACGGCGACGGCGTCATCGTGCAACGGGGTTTCCCGCATCCGCCGTCCTACCATTCCGACGACCTCCGCTCGGCTCCCGCTCAACACTTCTTCGAGGTGATCACAAATGGCTATGGGGTCATGTACTCTTACGCTTCGCGGATCGAACCCGCGGATCGCTGGGCGATCGTAGCCTATATTCGCGCGCTGCAGTTGTCGCGACAGCCGGCGCTGGCTTCTCGAAAGGCGCAATAA
- a CDS encoding protein-L-isoaspartate O-methyltransferase family protein — MSAELTAGAEVEQRAALLLQLRRAGVRNVAIMRAIERAPRLLFAPHRFRDLADRDMALPIDCGQSMPSAADLGRRIEALRVTPEHRVLEVGSGSGYAAAVLAQLAREVISLERYASLAAEASARLASAGVMNARVIHADGLEPPAELGAFERIILHVATRDTPAGLVERLALGGVLVFARVGQGQTRSIRLERTGEGVRETDLGPCRLPLAAAGLAARL; from the coding sequence ATGAGCGCGGAGCTCACGGCTGGGGCGGAGGTCGAGCAGCGCGCTGCGCTGCTCTTGCAGCTGCGCCGCGCGGGCGTGCGGAACGTTGCGATCATGCGCGCCATCGAGCGCGCCCCGCGGCTGCTCTTCGCGCCGCATCGCTTTCGAGATCTGGCCGATCGCGACATGGCGCTGCCGATCGACTGCGGCCAGTCGATGCCCTCCGCCGCCGATCTCGGACGGCGCATCGAGGCGCTTCGCGTCACGCCCGAGCATCGCGTGCTCGAGGTCGGATCGGGCTCGGGCTACGCCGCGGCGGTGCTCGCGCAGCTTGCGCGCGAGGTGATCTCGCTCGAGCGCTACGCGTCTCTCGCGGCGGAGGCCTCGGCGCGGCTCGCGAGCGCGGGCGTCATGAACGCACGCGTGATCCATGCCGACGGTCTCGAGCCGCCCGCGGAGCTTGGCGCTTTCGAGCGGATCATCCTCCATGTCGCGACGCGGGACACCCCGGCCGGGCTGGTCGAGCGGCTCGCTCTCGGCGGCGTTCTGGTTTTCGCTCGGGTGGGCCAAGGCCAGACTCGCAGCATCCGCCTTGAACGGACGGGAGAAGGCGTCAGGGAGACCGATCTCGGCCCCTGTCGGCTGCCCTTGGCGGCGGCGGGCCTGGCCGCGCGGCTCTAG
- the serS gene encoding serine--tRNA ligase has protein sequence MHDIKLIRDDPQAFDAARARRGLEPIADRLVSLDDARKMAISALQRAQERRNAASKEIGVALKEKDQAKAEALKAEVAKIKEDWPKLEAAEREAIKTLEDALGEIPNSPLQSAPGGRDENDNVEVVRWGKLRNFDFTPKEHFELGEGLGLMDFEAAAKISGARFVVNKGKLARLERALAQFMLDLHTDQHGYTEVAPPLLVRDAAMFGTAQLPKFREDQFSVTAGRPASGTGQDEATASYWLIPTAEVPLTNLASGLILDESQLPLRMTAGTYCFRAEAGAAGRDTRGMIRQHQFYKVELVSITTPEQSLEEHERMTGCAEKVLQLLELPYRKVVLCTGDMGFASQKTYDLEVWLPGQGKYREISSCSVCGDFQARRMNARYRASEGGSLSFVHTLNGSGVAVGRALVAVLENYQEADGSITVPKVLRPYMGGIERIGRER, from the coding sequence ATGCACGACATCAAGCTTATTCGCGACGACCCACAAGCCTTTGACGCGGCGCGCGCGCGGCGCGGCCTGGAGCCCATTGCCGACCGGCTGGTGTCCCTCGACGACGCGCGCAAGATGGCGATCTCGGCGCTGCAGCGCGCGCAGGAGCGCCGTAACGCGGCCTCTAAGGAGATCGGCGTCGCGCTCAAGGAGAAGGATCAGGCAAAAGCCGAGGCGCTGAAGGCCGAGGTCGCGAAGATCAAGGAGGACTGGCCGAAGCTCGAGGCCGCCGAGCGCGAAGCGATCAAGACGCTTGAGGATGCGCTTGGCGAGATCCCCAACTCTCCCCTGCAAAGCGCTCCCGGCGGCAGGGACGAGAACGACAATGTCGAGGTCGTCCGCTGGGGCAAACTGAGGAACTTCGACTTCACGCCGAAGGAGCATTTCGAACTCGGCGAGGGCCTCGGCCTCATGGACTTCGAGGCGGCGGCGAAGATTTCCGGCGCACGCTTCGTCGTCAACAAGGGCAAGCTCGCGCGGCTCGAGCGCGCGCTCGCGCAATTCATGCTCGATCTGCACACAGACCAGCATGGCTATACGGAAGTGGCGCCGCCACTGCTCGTGCGCGATGCGGCCATGTTTGGCACGGCGCAGCTGCCGAAGTTTCGCGAGGATCAGTTCTCTGTGACGGCGGGGCGTCCGGCCTCGGGGACAGGCCAGGATGAAGCGACGGCAAGCTACTGGCTCATCCCCACCGCCGAGGTCCCGCTGACCAATCTCGCCAGCGGGCTCATCCTCGATGAATCGCAGCTGCCACTGCGTATGACCGCCGGCACCTATTGCTTTCGCGCCGAGGCGGGGGCCGCGGGGCGCGACACGCGGGGCATGATTCGCCAGCATCAGTTCTATAAAGTCGAGCTCGTCTCGATCACGACGCCCGAGCAGTCGCTCGAAGAGCATGAACGCATGACCGGCTGCGCCGAGAAGGTGCTGCAGCTTCTGGAGCTTCCCTATCGCAAGGTCGTGCTCTGCACGGGGGACATGGGCTTCGCGTCGCAAAAGACCTATGATCTCGAGGTCTGGCTGCCGGGGCAGGGGAAATATCGCGAGATTTCCTCCTGCTCGGTCTGCGGCGATTTCCAGGCGCGGCGCATGAATGCGCGCTATCGCGCGAGCGAGGGCGGGAGCTTGAGCTTCGTGCACACGCTCAACGGCTCCGGCGTCGCGGTCGGGCGCGCGCTCGTCGCGGTGCTGGAGAACTATCAGGAGGCCGACGGCTCGATCACCGTGCCCAAGGTTTTGCGGCCTTATATGGGCGGAATAGAGCGCATCGGGCGCGAGAGGTGA
- a CDS encoding DUF3341 domain-containing protein produces MSRVFILEFAQPDALLAAARSLREKRYELLDAYSPFPVEGVAELLDSASAPLRVHMFLGGMAFAATAYGLEVWSAVFDYPINSGGRPLNSWPAFMLFPFAIGIFGAALTGFVSLLTQAGLPRLHHSLFELDGFERATQDRFLLAVKEPVDQEDASLSGQFLAQTGAEKIRGMET; encoded by the coding sequence ATGAGCCGCGTGTTCATCCTGGAGTTCGCGCAACCCGACGCCCTGCTCGCGGCGGCACGCAGCTTGCGGGAGAAGCGGTACGAGCTCCTGGACGCCTATTCGCCCTTTCCGGTCGAGGGTGTGGCGGAGCTGCTCGACTCGGCCTCGGCGCCGCTGCGAGTCCATATGTTTCTCGGGGGAATGGCTTTCGCGGCGACCGCCTATGGACTCGAAGTCTGGAGCGCCGTTTTCGACTACCCGATCAACAGCGGAGGCCGCCCGCTGAACTCCTGGCCTGCATTCATGCTGTTTCCCTTCGCGATCGGCATTTTCGGGGCTGCGCTCACGGGCTTCGTCAGCCTGCTGACGCAGGCCGGGCTGCCTCGGCTTCATCATTCGCTTTTCGAACTCGACGGTTTCGAGCGCGCGACGCAGGACCGCTTCCTGCTCGCCGTGAAAGAGCCTGTCGACCAAGAGGACGCGTCGCTATCGGGGCAATTCTTGGCTCAAACGGGCGCCGAGAAGATTCGGGGCATGGAGACGTGA
- the sppA gene encoding signal peptide peptidase SppA: protein MTSPSSDYLLDRRRMRRKLGYWRLAAIGAGLLAALIAVSKFSGVESLDKGSPHIARFIVEGMITGDRDTLDLIKELEESKATGVLLAIDSPGGTTTGAEAVYLAFRKLAEKKPVVAVVSNIGASGAYIAALGADRIFVRGNSLVGSIGVLAEVQSLYKGLDMIGVKVDEFKSSPLKNAPNGFEPTSDAARAAIMALIEDNYAWFKGLVKERRGLTDEELAKIADGRVFTGRQAVPLKLADAFGGESEAVLWLEQTKGVAKKLPIRDWKKKSKLDQLGILGIASSALRATGFAQLAAALESVLEPRASLDGVLAIWQGPRGY from the coding sequence ATGACGTCGCCCTCTAGCGATTATCTCCTGGACCGCCGCCGCATGCGCCGCAAGCTCGGCTACTGGCGGCTGGCTGCGATCGGAGCCGGGCTGCTCGCCGCGCTGATCGCCGTCTCCAAATTCTCGGGAGTCGAGTCGTTGGACAAGGGTTCGCCGCATATTGCCCGGTTCATTGTCGAGGGCATGATCACGGGCGACCGTGACACGCTCGATCTCATAAAAGAACTCGAGGAATCGAAGGCGACCGGGGTGCTGCTCGCGATCGACAGCCCCGGCGGCACGACGACGGGCGCGGAGGCGGTCTATCTCGCCTTTCGCAAGCTCGCCGAAAAAAAGCCAGTCGTCGCCGTGGTCAGCAATATCGGAGCCTCGGGCGCTTATATCGCCGCGCTTGGCGCGGATCGGATCTTCGTGCGCGGAAACTCGCTCGTCGGCTCGATCGGCGTGCTGGCGGAGGTGCAGAGCCTTTACAAGGGGCTCGACATGATCGGCGTGAAGGTCGACGAGTTTAAATCCTCGCCGCTCAAGAACGCGCCGAACGGATTCGAGCCGACCAGCGACGCCGCGCGCGCCGCGATCATGGCGCTGATCGAGGACAATTATGCTTGGTTCAAGGGGCTGGTGAAGGAGCGTCGGGGCCTCACCGACGAGGAGCTCGCCAAGATCGCCGACGGGCGCGTCTTCACCGGCCGGCAGGCGGTTCCCTTAAAGCTCGCGGACGCCTTCGGCGGAGAGAGCGAAGCGGTTCTCTGGCTCGAGCAAACGAAGGGCGTCGCCAAGAAGCTCCCGATTCGCGACTGGAAGAAGAAGAGCAAGCTCGATCAGCTCGGGATTCTCGGAATAGCCTCCAGCGCGCTGCGTGCGACGGGCTTCGCGCAGCTTGCCGCGGCGCTTGAGAGCGTTCTGGAGCCGCGCGCCTCGCTTGACGGCGTGCTGGCCATTTGGCAAGGTCCGCGCGGATATTGA
- a CDS encoding BP74-related protein translates to MHLNWELPGEISDQLTVFRRRSRWEIAMKHSLRASLVVLLSLTAAAVAAQEPRYFLMSDGKPENDFVFELRDPEQIANALRIIHDHPEPPPHVSGIIVLTPAPYNRPWGFHYEPRTISFPEISTEVCDAETSYVQKHLDEVGGHFLPGNRWCPWSQHVIKEMPSPR, encoded by the coding sequence ATGCATCTCAACTGGGAACTACCCGGCGAAATTTCGGATCAATTAACGGTTTTTCGCCGCAGATCGCGTTGGGAGATTGCCATGAAACATTCGCTCCGGGCCTCGCTTGTCGTGCTCTTATCATTGACGGCCGCTGCTGTCGCAGCACAAGAGCCGCGATATTTTCTGATGTCGGACGGCAAACCAGAAAATGATTTTGTCTTCGAGCTGCGCGACCCTGAACAGATCGCAAACGCGCTACGCATCATTCACGACCACCCCGAACCGCCGCCTCACGTCAGCGGAATTATCGTGCTCACGCCGGCGCCTTACAACAGGCCTTGGGGCTTCCACTACGAGCCGCGCACAATCTCCTTTCCGGAGATAAGCACTGAGGTGTGCGACGCCGAAACCTCTTACGTGCAAAAGCATCTCGACGAGGTTGGCGGTCATTTCCTACCGGGAAACCGCTGGTGCCCATGGAGCCAGCATGTGATCAAAGAGATGCCGTCGCCGCGCTAG
- a CDS encoding cytochrome c3 family protein yields the protein MPQIFRPFADTIARIVLIAIILVPLAAIGVAYGVMRSPFITGENITLEQPVPFSHEHHVGGLKLDCRYCHSSVEKSPVAGVPPTHTCMTCHSQIFTNAPMLAPVRESLAEGKPIRWKRVHHLPAYVYFDHSVHIANGVGCSTCHGAVETMPLMRQTQPLTMSWCLDCHRNPAPNLRPLADIFKTGWRPPEDQERKGRELLQEHRIDTGHLTDCSTCHR from the coding sequence ATGCCGCAGATTTTTCGACCCTTTGCGGACACGATCGCTCGGATTGTTCTGATTGCGATCATCCTTGTTCCCCTAGCCGCGATCGGCGTCGCATATGGCGTCATGAGGTCGCCCTTCATCACGGGAGAAAACATAACGTTGGAGCAACCGGTCCCTTTCAGCCACGAACATCATGTGGGAGGACTCAAGCTCGACTGCCGCTATTGTCATAGCTCGGTCGAGAAGTCGCCCGTCGCCGGGGTTCCGCCTACGCATACATGCATGACCTGCCACTCCCAGATCTTCACCAATGCGCCGATGCTGGCTCCTGTGCGCGAGAGCCTCGCGGAGGGCAAGCCCATACGCTGGAAGCGCGTGCACCATCTGCCGGCCTATGTTTATTTCGATCATTCCGTACACATAGCGAATGGCGTGGGTTGCTCGACCTGTCATGGCGCCGTCGAGACGATGCCGCTCATGCGGCAAACGCAGCCGCTTACGATGTCATGGTGCTTGGACTGCCATCGCAATCCGGCGCCAAACCTTCGACCGTTGGCCGACATTTTCAAGACCGGTTGGAGGCCGCCAGAGGATCAGGAGCGCAAGGGCCGTGAGCTTCTTCAGGAGCATCGTATCGACACCGGACATCTGACGGATTGTTCCACCTGTCATCGTTGA
- a CDS encoding LapA family protein, producing the protein MRFLRLLFLVVVALAALYLAEANRAPVTISLDPFPGGDASEFSFKAPLFLVIFAAVALGVVLGAAVSWLGHVDIRRRARTAQSELAKTRSEVEGLRQQSLAGLTGDGVKK; encoded by the coding sequence ATGCGCTTTCTGCGCCTCTTATTCTTAGTCGTGGTGGCGCTGGCCGCCCTCTATCTGGCGGAGGCCAATCGGGCGCCGGTGACGATCTCGCTCGATCCTTTCCCGGGAGGCGATGCGTCGGAGTTCAGCTTCAAGGCTCCGCTTTTTCTCGTGATCTTCGCGGCGGTCGCCCTCGGCGTGGTGCTCGGCGCCGCCGTCTCCTGGCTGGGGCATGTGGACATCCGTCGCCGCGCGCGCACGGCACAATCCGAGCTCGCCAAGACCCGCAGCGAAGTCGAAGGCCTTCGCCAGCAGTCCTTGGCTGGCCTCACTGGGGACGGCGTGAAGAAATAG
- a CDS encoding peptidoglycan DD-metalloendopeptidase family protein, producing MATMRQFLLSRVALRFALAAGAAATISGCSDASRFASDPFSDPFGTKVASRPGRPVDNVATGSISGGSAPGPVRSQPLNPPVAAAGAAANGYDHWTAQGGTPVTLAEGETPEIVANRYGVPTDVLVRVNGFSSASEVSPGSRLVIPVYSGRVAATPKPASSAPRQVAEAPKPAPTPAAPPPAKVAAAPAPAKPGHVAQVAAAPAAKPQPVAQAKPQPAAPAKPAIAQAKPAVAQTKPQLAAAKPQPVAVAKPAALAQKPAPAQAAHAAKAPPAAPAAVAAASPPPTPAAPAPSAAPKVAAAAPAASDEEPTEKVGSGAHPEFRWPARGRVIQSFTSGGNDGINIALPEGTQVKAAESGVVAYAGNGLKGYGNLVLIKHPNGFVSAYAHNGELNVKAGDQVTRGQTIAKSGQSGDVPTPQLHFELRKGKTPVDPMGYLASL from the coding sequence ATGGCTACAATGCGTCAGTTCCTTCTTTCTCGGGTCGCGCTGCGTTTCGCCCTCGCGGCCGGCGCGGCGGCTACAATTTCGGGCTGCTCGGACGCCAGTCGTTTTGCGTCCGATCCCTTCTCCGATCCTTTCGGAACGAAGGTGGCTTCGCGCCCCGGACGTCCGGTCGACAATGTGGCGACAGGCTCGATCTCCGGCGGCTCCGCTCCCGGCCCGGTTCGCTCTCAGCCGCTCAACCCTCCCGTCGCGGCCGCCGGCGCCGCGGCGAACGGATACGATCACTGGACCGCTCAGGGCGGCACGCCGGTCACCCTCGCGGAGGGAGAAACCCCCGAGATTGTCGCCAATCGCTACGGCGTCCCGACGGACGTTCTGGTCCGGGTCAACGGCTTTTCCAGCGCCTCTGAAGTGTCGCCGGGAAGCCGTCTCGTGATCCCGGTCTATAGCGGCAGGGTCGCGGCGACGCCGAAGCCGGCCAGCTCCGCGCCGCGCCAGGTCGCCGAAGCCCCCAAGCCCGCGCCGACGCCCGCGGCTCCGCCTCCCGCTAAGGTTGCGGCTGCGCCCGCTCCGGCAAAGCCCGGCCATGTCGCCCAGGTCGCCGCCGCGCCCGCCGCAAAGCCGCAGCCGGTCGCGCAAGCCAAGCCGCAGCCGGCGGCGCCAGCGAAGCCCGCGATTGCCCAAGCGAAACCCGCCGTTGCGCAGACGAAACCGCAGCTCGCCGCCGCGAAGCCGCAGCCGGTCGCCGTGGCGAAGCCGGCGGCGTTAGCGCAGAAGCCGGCGCCCGCCCAGGCCGCGCACGCTGCCAAGGCTCCGCCCGCGGCGCCCGCAGCCGTCGCCGCCGCGTCCCCGCCGCCCACGCCTGCGGCGCCGGCCCCTTCCGCCGCGCCCAAGGTCGCAGCGGCTGCGCCAGCGGCCAGCGACGAGGAGCCCACGGAGAAGGTCGGATCGGGCGCGCATCCCGAGTTCCGTTGGCCGGCGCGGGGTCGGGTCATCCAGAGCTTCACCTCCGGCGGCAATGACGGGATCAACATCGCGCTGCCCGAGGGCACGCAGGTCAAGGCGGCTGAGAGCGGCGTCGTGGCCTATGCGGGGAACGGCCTGAAGGGCTACGGCAATCTCGTGCTGATCAAGCATCCGAACGGCTTCGTCTCGGCTTACGCCCACAATGGGGAGCTGAATGTGAAGGCCGGCGATCAGGTCACCCGCGGGCAGACGATCGCCAAATCCGGGCAAAGCGGCGATGTGCCGACCCCGCAGCTCCACTTCGAGCTGCGCAAGGGCAAGACCCCGGTCGATCCGATGGGTTATCTCGCGTCGCTCTAG
- the ihfB gene encoding integration host factor subunit beta, which produces MIKSELIQRIADRNDHLYQRDVEAIVSTILGEISAALARGDRVELRGFGAFSVKKREARTGRNPRTGERVSVQEKSVPFFKTGKEMRERLNENYETEGLSGPDARS; this is translated from the coding sequence ATGATCAAGTCCGAGCTGATCCAGCGGATCGCGGATCGTAATGATCATCTCTACCAGCGCGACGTCGAGGCGATCGTCAGCACGATTCTCGGCGAGATCAGCGCGGCGCTGGCGCGGGGCGATCGTGTCGAGTTGCGCGGCTTCGGCGCCTTTTCGGTCAAGAAGCGCGAGGCGCGCACCGGCCGCAATCCGAGGACAGGGGAACGCGTGTCCGTGCAGGAGAAGAGCGTGCCCTTCTTCAAGACGGGCAAGGAAATGCGCGAGCGCTTGAACGAGAACTACGAGACTGAGGGCCTCAGCGGCCCCGACGCCCGGTCTTAG
- a CDS encoding anhydro-N-acetylmuramic acid kinase, with product MPTYRGIGLMSGTSMDGVDVALLETDGDEQLVFGPTGSFPYSDADRGLLRGALAEAATLQDRTARPGVLAVAEKMVTDRHAEAVEAFLADYAIDPASISVVGFHGQTVLHRPKERLSVQLGDGAALAGRLGLDVVHDFRAADLAAGGEGAPIVPVFHRALVAAAGFRGPVALLNIGGVANVTYVEDGLEPIACDTGPGNALIDDLMLQRTGAPIDRHGRTAARGRVNEAALLRLLSHPFFEDTPPKSLDRNAFSPKAISHLSTEDAAATLTAFTAGSVLRLFPHLPREPELLIVCGGGARNPILVRELVLRLPCKVTTADVVGWSPDFLEAQAFAYLAARMLEGLPLTYPTTTGVPEPTPGGVIARASAATASL from the coding sequence ATGCCGACTTATCGCGGGATCGGCCTCATGTCCGGCACGTCGATGGACGGCGTCGACGTGGCGCTCCTCGAGACCGACGGCGATGAACAGCTCGTCTTTGGCCCGACGGGGAGCTTTCCCTATTCCGACGCCGACCGGGGGCTCTTGCGCGGCGCGCTCGCGGAAGCGGCGACGCTACAGGACCGGACGGCGCGTCCTGGCGTCTTGGCGGTCGCGGAAAAAATGGTGACGGACCGCCACGCGGAAGCCGTCGAGGCCTTTCTCGCCGATTACGCGATTGACCCGGCGTCGATTTCGGTCGTCGGGTTTCACGGGCAGACGGTGCTGCACCGCCCCAAGGAGCGTCTGAGCGTCCAGCTCGGCGACGGCGCCGCGCTTGCGGGGAGGCTGGGGCTCGACGTGGTCCACGACTTTCGCGCTGCGGACCTTGCCGCCGGAGGGGAGGGCGCGCCGATCGTCCCTGTGTTCCACCGCGCGCTTGTCGCCGCTGCGGGCTTCCGCGGGCCGGTGGCGCTGCTCAACATTGGGGGAGTCGCCAACGTCACCTATGTCGAGGACGGCCTTGAACCGATCGCTTGCGACACGGGGCCGGGTAATGCGCTGATCGACGATCTCATGCTCCAGCGCACCGGCGCGCCCATCGACCGGCATGGCCGAACGGCGGCGCGCGGGCGCGTCAATGAGGCCGCCTTGCTGCGCTTGTTATCTCATCCATTCTTTGAGGATACGCCACCTAAATCGCTAGATCGCAATGCTTTTTCTCCTAAGGCGATAAGTCATCTCTCAACTGAGGACGCCGCCGCCACGCTGACGGCTTTCACGGCGGGTTCGGTGCTGCGCCTCTTCCCGCATCTGCCTAGGGAGCCGGAGCTCCTCATCGTTTGCGGCGGCGGCGCGCGCAATCCTATCCTCGTGCGCGAGCTGGTGCTGCGCCTTCCCTGCAAGGTCACGACGGCCGATGTCGTGGGCTGGTCGCCCGACTTCCTCGAGGCGCAGGCCTTCGCCTATCTGGCGGCGCGGATGCTGGAGGGCTTGCCGCTGACCTATCCGACAACGACTGGCGTGCCTGAGCCGACCCCTGGCGGCGTCATCGCACGCGCTAGCGCGGCGACGGCATCTCTTTGA